Proteins co-encoded in one Bacteroidales bacterium genomic window:
- a CDS encoding hybrid sensor histidine kinase/response regulator → MRKPPRETVKTKILLGYLFLTGIAAFTVWLIYSEILLYSENKTRISKLNNKILYFNSVLTNLYQAESLERTYSQTGNTVHYENYEKLMDAIHLQFDSLSVLADNPAEKFHTDSILSLLEMKRRNFRELILIKRNTSADMYEKALSRFNYNRDSISSMLSKRGAITNKKESTLKKMKFLERLLDAFNQPDTTDSSTTFSKSPPIIQIDTVTNEFNAADSVIQFLSSILADLRNESRNSEELLNKKESAVLANDRTIMLQLREMLTIFEKDIFVNSLTELQSLQDRIRLTTWYLIALGALALVVIVFFITLILKDITKSQHYRFELEQAKAFSDSLLKTKEQFMLSITHDLKSPVASVTGYARLLHESEDKDKKRHYLESINKAADHILKMISDLADFTRLETGQMKIEPVPFSIHSLTNELYDTFYPLAVTKNLEFSVFDHIEGPAVYINDPLRIKQVLGNLISNAIKYTSKGSVQVNVLIEKHENSSDTLRFEISDTGVGISENDSKIIFNEFTRLESKEGLKNEGVGLGLSIAQRIVKLLKGSISLESTPGSGSRFTVILALDRSQLPVEEMNKYEAVPLQSLVSTGKIMVIDDDEVFLEMTSETIEKAGMQVIRCNSALQAIRIMEHSVPELIITDIQMPNMNGLDLLAYLQRKNGKKIPVIAVTGQDSPDFSNVDLSACLKKPFPAHALLKAIDRALGKDKVRKDIIERSIEKNGSIPVSTPYNLDQIKQFALNDEESIHKILVSFVETSFEHLNLFNHLTGQHDRKSLGELAHKMLAMFRQLEAWDIVNNLLVIERSPDYNLNDNQWADLAKETAARIESFIDLFCEEQGILIR, encoded by the coding sequence ATGCGAAAGCCTCCCCGGGAAACGGTTAAAACAAAAATCCTGCTTGGTTACTTATTTCTGACTGGAATTGCCGCATTTACTGTGTGGCTTATTTATTCCGAAATTCTTCTGTATTCAGAAAATAAAACGAGGATAAGTAAACTGAATAATAAGATCTTGTATTTCAATTCGGTACTTACAAACCTTTACCAGGCTGAATCGCTTGAAAGAACCTATTCGCAAACCGGCAATACAGTACATTATGAGAATTACGAGAAGCTCATGGATGCGATTCATTTGCAGTTTGATTCGTTATCTGTGTTGGCTGATAACCCGGCCGAGAAGTTTCATACCGACAGCATACTGAGCCTGCTCGAAATGAAAAGAAGAAACTTCCGTGAACTCATCCTGATCAAGAGGAATACTTCCGCCGACATGTATGAAAAAGCGCTCAGCCGGTTCAATTATAACCGTGACTCAATCTCCTCGATGCTTAGCAAACGCGGTGCAATTACGAATAAGAAGGAAAGCACACTTAAAAAGATGAAGTTTCTTGAAAGGCTTTTGGATGCATTTAACCAGCCTGATACAACAGATTCTTCGACTACTTTCAGTAAGTCACCCCCGATAATTCAGATTGATACGGTCACAAATGAATTCAATGCCGCTGATTCTGTGATACAGTTCTTGTCATCCATTCTGGCTGATCTTAGAAATGAAAGCAGGAACAGTGAAGAACTACTCAATAAAAAGGAAAGCGCCGTTCTGGCCAACGACCGCACTATTATGCTTCAGTTACGTGAAATGCTGACCATTTTTGAAAAAGATATTTTCGTCAACTCTCTTACCGAACTTCAATCATTGCAGGACAGGATAAGGCTTACAACCTGGTACCTGATTGCTCTGGGTGCCCTTGCATTGGTTGTCATTGTATTCTTCATTACACTTATTCTTAAAGATATTACAAAAAGTCAGCATTACCGCTTTGAACTTGAACAGGCAAAAGCGTTTTCAGATTCGCTCCTCAAAACAAAGGAGCAATTCATGCTCAGCATTACACATGATTTGAAATCACCGGTTGCTTCTGTCACAGGTTATGCGCGTTTATTACATGAATCGGAAGATAAAGATAAAAAGAGGCATTACCTGGAGAGTATCAATAAGGCCGCTGATCATATTCTGAAAATGATCAGTGATCTTGCTGATTTTACGAGGCTCGAAACCGGGCAGATGAAAATTGAACCGGTGCCTTTCAGCATTCATTCTCTCACAAATGAATTATATGATACCTTTTACCCGCTGGCTGTTACAAAAAATCTCGAATTTTCAGTTTTTGACCATATTGAAGGTCCGGCTGTATACATTAACGATCCTTTACGGATAAAGCAGGTACTTGGAAACCTGATATCAAATGCAATAAAATATACGTCAAAGGGGAGCGTTCAGGTGAATGTGTTAATTGAAAAGCATGAGAATTCATCCGATACTCTCAGGTTTGAAATATCCGATACAGGAGTAGGAATTTCTGAAAATGACAGCAAAATTATTTTCAATGAATTTACCCGACTTGAATCTAAAGAAGGATTAAAGAATGAAGGTGTCGGGCTTGGTTTAAGCATTGCCCAACGGATTGTTAAGCTTCTTAAAGGTTCAATTTCCCTTGAAAGTACGCCGGGTTCCGGAAGTCGTTTTACAGTTATTCTTGCACTTGACCGGTCGCAGTTGCCGGTTGAAGAAATGAATAAGTATGAGGCCGTGCCTTTGCAATCACTTGTAAGTACTGGCAAAATCATGGTTATTGATGATGATGAAGTCTTTCTTGAAATGACATCAGAGACAATTGAAAAAGCGGGAATGCAGGTTATCCGGTGTAATTCTGCCCTTCAGGCCATTCGTATAATGGAGCATTCGGTTCCGGAATTGATCATTACGGATATTCAAATGCCCAATATGAATGGACTGGATTTGCTGGCTTATCTTCAGCGCAAAAATGGAAAGAAGATACCTGTAATTGCCGTTACAGGGCAGGATTCTCCTGATTTCAGCAATGTAGACCTGTCTGCGTGTCTTAAAAAGCCTTTCCCTGCCCATGCATTGCTTAAGGCAATTGATAGGGCCCTTGGAAAGGATAAAGTAAGAAAAGATATAATAGAAAGAAGCATTGAAAAAAATGGTTCCATACCTGTTTCAACCCCATACAATCTCGACCAGATAAAGCAGTTCGCCCTGAATGATGAAGAAAGCATTCATAAGATACTGGTATCTTTTGTTGAAACCAGTTTTGAACATCTCAACCTGTTCAATCACCTGACCGGCCAGCATGACAGGAAATCTCTCGGTGAACTTGCCCATAAAATGCTCGCCATGTTCCGCCAGCTTGAGGCATGGGATATTGTGAATAATCTTTTGGTCATCGAACGAAGTCCCGATTATAATTTAAACGATAACCAATGGGCTGACCTTGCAAAAGAAACTGCCGCCCGGATTGAGTCATTCATTGATTTATTCTGTGAAGAGCAGGGTATTCTGATTCGCTGA
- a CDS encoding NAD-dependent epimerase/dehydratase family protein codes for MKRSAVVFGATGMVGTALVRELALNNEYERVMAVVRKDTDLHFSKVETLILRDFNNLPDHKRKLGADDYFCCIGTTIKTAGSQDAFKMVDLGIPLRIAEIAQDMSIPNLIVISSVGSDPGSKNFYLRTKGEMEYAVRNKYKGNLKFIRPSLLMGKRNETRFGEKVAISMMKAMGWIFVGPLKKYRGVDAGLVAKAMIKATKLPKEKFYVESNELFSSDI; via the coding sequence ATGAAAAGATCTGCAGTTGTTTTTGGTGCAACAGGTATGGTAGGAACAGCGCTTGTAAGAGAACTGGCGCTCAACAATGAGTACGAACGGGTGATGGCTGTTGTACGCAAGGATACCGATCTTCACTTTTCAAAAGTAGAAACCTTAATTCTCAGGGATTTTAACAATCTTCCTGATCATAAGAGAAAACTGGGAGCCGATGACTATTTCTGTTGCATTGGAACAACAATAAAAACAGCCGGATCACAGGATGCCTTTAAAATGGTTGACCTTGGAATTCCTTTACGGATTGCAGAAATCGCTCAGGATATGTCAATTCCCAATCTCATTGTGATTTCTTCAGTCGGTTCTGATCCGGGATCAAAGAATTTTTACCTGAGAACCAAAGGTGAAATGGAATATGCTGTCAGGAATAAATACAAGGGAAATTTGAAATTTATCCGGCCTTCCCTTTTAATGGGAAAAAGAAATGAAACCCGTTTCGGCGAGAAAGTTGCCATATCCATGATGAAAGCTATGGGTTGGATATTTGTCGGCCCTCTGAAAAAATACAGGGGGGTCGATGCCGGTTTGGTGGCCAAAGCCATGATAAAGGCCACGAAACTTCCGAAAGAAAAGTTTTATGTAGAATCCAACGAATTGTTTTCCAGTGATATTTGA
- a CDS encoding glycoside hydrolase family 15 protein, with the protein MDNLNYGVVGNCRSAALISQYGSIDWCCMPDFDSPSVFARLLDYEKGGYFSLEVNDSYTINQKYINNTNVLRTSFSSPEGAFDIIDFMPRYQITDREYFRPAEIHRLIQHISGKPKVRIQYNPILNYARDPVAHVIQDDHIRTYSTDWPTDCIYLYSSFDLNDILEKREIEINSDHYLLVSYNQKVIDMDLNRVYLEFHRTKVYWLNWTNRSKKFKSYNEYIQRSLLVLRIMSYDSTGAILAALTTSLPETIGEVRNWDYRFCWLRDASMSVDTLLGMGHYNAARRFLGFIMRILKSKSDTFMIMYGIRGERDLTETELSNLSGYENSRPVRVGNAAYLQKQNDVFGYLLNVIHRYYEYFAGTLDEIEDIWEIVRNIIQTVTTHWEKPDKGIWEFRGEGRHFVFSKVMSWVAMDRAAKIARLLHKNSYADDWQGLATEIKADIYKNGWNEELQTFTQSYESTSLDASLLLIAEYGFITTEDEKFTKTVTAVKDALFYNGLMYRYTTMDDFGKPKSAFTICTFWLIKALYNTGRKDEAEKIFNDLLSCSNHVGLFSEDIDFHNRRLLGNFPQAYSHLALISTASLFSEEKITSRFIKP; encoded by the coding sequence ATGGACAATTTGAATTATGGTGTTGTAGGCAACTGCAGAAGTGCAGCACTTATATCACAGTATGGTAGCATTGACTGGTGTTGTATGCCTGATTTTGATTCTCCTTCAGTGTTTGCAAGGCTTCTCGACTATGAAAAAGGCGGGTATTTCAGCCTGGAAGTTAATGACAGTTATACAATTAACCAGAAATATATTAATAATACCAATGTTCTCAGGACAAGCTTTTCTTCTCCGGAAGGTGCCTTTGATATCATTGATTTTATGCCCCGTTACCAGATAACTGACCGCGAGTATTTTCGCCCAGCAGAAATTCACCGTCTGATTCAGCACATTTCCGGAAAACCAAAAGTGAGAATACAGTATAACCCGATTCTTAATTATGCCCGAGACCCGGTTGCCCATGTCATACAGGACGATCATATCAGAACTTATTCAACTGACTGGCCGACCGATTGCATTTACCTGTATTCGAGTTTTGATCTGAATGATATCCTTGAAAAAAGAGAAATCGAAATTAATTCGGACCATTACCTCCTGGTTTCCTATAACCAGAAAGTCATAGACATGGATTTGAACCGTGTTTATCTTGAGTTTCACAGAACAAAAGTTTACTGGTTGAACTGGACAAACCGGTCGAAGAAATTCAAAAGCTACAACGAATACATTCAGCGCAGCCTTCTTGTATTGAGAATCATGTCGTATGATTCAACAGGAGCCATATTGGCGGCACTTACAACCAGCCTCCCTGAAACCATCGGCGAAGTGAGAAACTGGGATTACCGATTCTGTTGGCTGCGCGATGCATCCATGTCGGTTGACACTCTCCTGGGAATGGGACATTATAATGCTGCCCGCCGGTTTCTCGGATTCATTATGCGAATCCTGAAATCAAAAAGTGATACCTTCATGATTATGTACGGAATCAGGGGTGAAAGAGACCTCACCGAAACCGAACTGTCCAATTTGTCGGGATATGAAAACTCAAGGCCTGTAAGAGTGGGAAATGCCGCTTACCTGCAAAAGCAAAATGACGTTTTTGGATACCTCCTGAATGTTATTCACCGCTATTACGAATATTTTGCAGGAACTCTTGATGAAATAGAGGATATCTGGGAAATAGTCCGAAATATAATTCAGACTGTTACAACTCACTGGGAAAAGCCTGATAAGGGAATCTGGGAATTCCGAGGCGAAGGCCGCCATTTTGTATTTTCAAAAGTAATGAGCTGGGTGGCTATGGACCGTGCAGCCAAAATTGCCAGGCTCCTTCATAAGAATTCATATGCCGACGACTGGCAGGGCCTGGCAACCGAAATCAAAGCCGATATTTATAAGAACGGATGGAATGAAGAACTGCAGACTTTTACCCAGTCGTATGAAAGCACCAGTTTGGATGCCTCCCTGCTGTTAATTGCAGAATATGGCTTTATAACAACCGAAGATGAGAAATTTACGAAAACAGTCACTGCCGTTAAGGATGCCCTGTTTTATAATGGTCTGATGTACCGGTATACAACCATGGATGATTTCGGCAAACCCAAATCAGCGTTTACGATTTGTACTTTCTGGCTTATCAAAGCCCTGTATAACACCGGACGAAAAGACGAAGCAGAGAAAATATTCAATGACCTGCTCTCTTGTTCAAATCACGTGGGACTTTTCAGTGAAGATATTGATTTTCATAATCGCAGGCTTCTCGGCAATTTTCCACAGGCTTATTCACACCTGGCGCTTATAAGCACAGCCTCATTGTTCTCAGAAGAAAAAATCACCTCACGATTCATTAAACCCTGA
- a CDS encoding TonB-dependent receptor produces the protein MKPVAFFFPLLLFFTIPDIYAQFADSTFVLDEVKVSAYQVSSAFRSIPGSISVITGRDFQESDNTQLFSVLNSMPGVTAQSGTYTTNRIVIRGMGSRTPYNTNRIRFYLDDIPLTSSDGLSSPEEIEPENTGRIEIVKGPSSALYGSGLGGSINVYTPDVNENNTTVNARYGSFNTSRFSASHSFYSKNSAVWSSLANLHSQGWRDNSTYDRSSLLLAGKGRRIDFLFLLNRVNSELPSSLGLTLFKTKPGSAAENWKKSGGFKKYVRAVAGIAINSRISDKTTNKFILFAKGIDSYEKRPFNNLDDESTGAGIREKFTVHRAKSDWLVGFEWITEQYRWNLDTNDFRINRNRENRNHANLYFISYQKPLPGLTVSVAGAMNYIRYRLNDLYPENGDQSGKRNFPLIVSPRFGVNYNPIPEIAFYASAGHGFSLPSPDETLLPQGDVNRNIKHEKGWQIEAGTRLNLVHNRISADIAVYRIDLSDLLVTKRLSEDVFTGINAGKTRHYGIELSSRILVLQHNSFPGNLSLSGSFTRSMNHFLEFSDNGIDFKGNILPGIPACATSIQLEWLPVEKVQIAAEMKSSGKQYLNDANTLVYGSYSVLNARVNVQFTQGGKLKSMLYAGLNNITDSAYASMLVVNALSVNGSEPRYFYPGMPRNLYAGLSVTF, from the coding sequence ATGAAGCCGGTCGCATTTTTTTTCCCTCTTTTACTTTTCTTCACAATACCGGATATATACGCTCAGTTTGCCGATTCAACCTTTGTTCTGGATGAAGTAAAAGTAAGTGCTTACCAGGTAAGTTCCGCTTTTCGTTCAATCCCCGGAAGTATTTCAGTAATCACCGGCAGGGATTTTCAGGAATCGGATAACACCCAGCTGTTCTCGGTTTTAAACTCAATGCCCGGTGTGACTGCTCAATCCGGTACTTACACAACCAACCGGATTGTAATCAGGGGAATGGGAAGCCGTACGCCATATAATACAAACAGGATCCGGTTTTACCTGGATGATATTCCTTTAACCTCTTCAGACGGCCTTTCTTCACCTGAAGAAATAGAACCGGAAAACACAGGACGCATTGAAATTGTCAAAGGCCCTTCTTCAGCGCTTTATGGCTCAGGACTTGGAGGAAGCATAAATGTGTATACTCCTGACGTAAATGAAAACAATACAACGGTAAATGCCCGTTATGGCAGCTTTAATACCTCACGATTCAGCGCAAGTCATTCTTTTTATTCAAAGAATTCAGCCGTATGGTCAAGCCTGGCCAACCTGCATTCACAGGGCTGGAGAGATAACAGCACGTATGATCGCTCTTCATTGCTGCTGGCTGGAAAGGGAAGGAGAATTGATTTTCTTTTTCTGTTAAACCGTGTGAACAGTGAATTACCTTCTTCACTGGGATTGACTTTATTCAAGACAAAGCCGGGGTCAGCCGCTGAAAACTGGAAGAAATCCGGTGGATTTAAAAAATATGTAAGGGCTGTTGCAGGAATAGCAATTAACAGTAGAATATCAGACAAAACAACAAACAAATTCATTCTTTTTGCCAAAGGAATTGACAGTTACGAGAAGAGACCTTTTAATAACCTGGATGATGAATCGACAGGCGCCGGGATACGCGAGAAATTTACAGTTCACCGTGCGAAATCGGACTGGCTTGTCGGATTTGAATGGATAACGGAGCAGTACAGGTGGAATCTTGATACAAACGATTTCAGGATAAACCGTAACCGTGAAAACAGGAATCATGCAAACCTTTACTTTATAAGCTACCAAAAACCTCTTCCGGGTCTCACAGTTTCTGTCGCTGGTGCCATGAATTATATTCGTTACAGGCTTAATGACCTGTATCCTGAAAACGGCGATCAGTCTGGTAAAAGGAATTTCCCATTGATAGTTTCACCCCGGTTTGGAGTTAATTATAACCCGATTCCGGAAATCGCTTTTTATGCTTCAGCAGGTCATGGCTTTTCATTGCCCTCACCTGATGAGACTCTTCTTCCGCAAGGTGATGTTAACCGGAATATTAAGCATGAAAAAGGATGGCAAATTGAGGCCGGTACCCGTCTTAATCTGGTTCATAACCGGATTTCAGCAGACATAGCTGTTTACAGGATCGATCTGAGTGATTTGCTTGTAACCAAACGATTGTCAGAAGATGTTTTTACGGGTATCAACGCAGGAAAAACACGCCATTATGGTATTGAATTATCGAGTCGCATTTTAGTCCTGCAACATAATTCATTTCCGGGAAATCTATCCCTGTCCGGCTCTTTTACAAGATCGATGAATCATTTCCTTGAATTTTCAGACAACGGAATTGATTTTAAAGGTAATATTCTGCCCGGCATTCCTGCCTGTGCCACTTCAATTCAACTTGAATGGCTGCCTGTAGAAAAAGTTCAAATTGCTGCTGAAATGAAAAGTTCGGGAAAACAATATCTTAATGATGCCAATACACTGGTGTATGGATCATATTCCGTTCTCAATGCAAGGGTGAATGTACAATTCACACAGGGAGGTAAGCTGAAATCAATGCTTTATGCTGGACTGAATAATATTACAGATTCAGCTTATGCCTCAATGCTTGTTGTTAATGCTCTTTCAGTGAATGGAAGTGAGCCACGCTATTTTTACCCGGGTATGCCCCGGAATTTATATGCCGGGTTGTCGGTAACTTTCTGA
- a CDS encoding dihydrofolate reductase family protein, with the protein MRKLKVQVQTSIDGFIAGPGGEMDWMVRNWDNELKKYVFNLTRPVDCVIMGRNLAHGFIDTWQNRLNDASASDTFAKKMVETPKVVFSKTMENNPWKNTRLVSGDLRDEIIRLKQMKGRDIIAYGGVTFLSSLIETDLIDEYNIFVNPVALGKGRSLFSSLENKLNLQLVYSTSFDCGITALCYVKPFKEQNSENAAVTSNIQSEK; encoded by the coding sequence ATGAGAAAGTTAAAAGTGCAGGTGCAGACGTCAATCGACGGTTTTATTGCAGGGCCTGGTGGCGAAATGGATTGGATGGTCAGAAATTGGGATAACGAACTCAAGAAATATGTATTTAATCTCACCAGACCCGTTGATTGTGTCATAATGGGACGCAACCTTGCCCACGGGTTTATAGATACCTGGCAAAACCGCCTGAATGATGCCTCGGCCTCTGACACTTTTGCAAAAAAAATGGTTGAAACCCCGAAGGTTGTATTTTCTAAAACAATGGAAAACAATCCCTGGAAGAATACCCGGTTGGTAAGCGGAGATTTAAGGGATGAGATTATCAGGCTTAAACAAATGAAGGGAAGGGATATAATTGCCTATGGCGGCGTAACCTTTCTTTCATCGCTTATTGAAACCGATCTGATTGATGAATACAATATTTTTGTAAATCCAGTAGCGCTCGGTAAAGGAAGATCACTGTTCTCTTCACTTGAAAATAAACTTAACCTGCAGCTTGTATATTCCACGTCATTTGACTGCGGTATTACCGCATTGTGTTATGTAAAGCCTTTTAAGGAGCAGAATTCAGAGAATGCTGCCGTAACTTCAAATATTCAGTCAGAGAAATAA
- a CDS encoding RDD family protein — protein sequence MDNIAILTSQNIAIEQTPASVGERILASVIDYAFCFAYMMLMLLFSGIIDNTSTVFMLFVFGPPAFYHFVSEMAMDGQSWGKKIVKIKVVKIDGTEADFVTTLIRWIFRIVDIWFLFGSISCITVILNKKGQRLGDMAANTTVIRLKEKEFTETLYTSIPKNYVPLFSQVFKLSDSDIYTARDVIEYLTDSYSSEQSIEMAQKAKTALSMKMGVDSELSPEKFLQAVIKDYNYIHSR from the coding sequence ATGGACAATATTGCAATACTGACTTCACAAAACATTGCTATCGAACAAACTCCTGCAAGTGTAGGGGAGAGGATATTGGCTTCGGTAATTGACTATGCGTTTTGTTTTGCTTATATGATGTTAATGCTGTTGTTTTCAGGAATAATTGATAATACTTCAACTGTGTTTATGCTGTTTGTATTCGGCCCCCCTGCCTTTTATCACTTTGTGAGTGAAATGGCAATGGATGGACAGAGCTGGGGGAAAAAGATAGTGAAGATAAAAGTGGTGAAAATAGACGGTACTGAAGCAGATTTTGTTACTACGCTGATCCGGTGGATTTTCAGAATTGTAGATATATGGTTTTTATTTGGCAGTATATCCTGTATAACCGTTATTCTTAACAAAAAAGGTCAGCGGTTAGGTGATATGGCAGCCAATACAACAGTTATCAGGTTGAAGGAAAAAGAATTCACGGAAACACTGTATACTTCAATTCCTAAAAATTACGTTCCCCTTTTTTCACAGGTTTTTAAATTATCGGATTCAGACATTTACACAGCACGTGATGTAATTGAATATTTAACCGATTCCTATTCCAGTGAGCAATCCATTGAAATGGCACAAAAAGCAAAGACAGCACTGTCAATGAAAATGGGCGTAGATTCAGAACTTAGTCCCGAGAAATTTTTGCAGGCCGTTATTAAAGACTACAACTATATCCATTCAAGATAA
- a CDS encoding stage II sporulation protein M, protein MNEIRFLHTNQHHWKEFEELLETGYQSNPDQISDLYIRLTDDLSYARTYFTNSPVNGYLNNLAQKAHRLIYQNKPVKSNLFVHFWKTEYPTIVKGSYREITVSFLILLLASMTGWLSNLFDPEFARIIMGDHYINMTLANIEKGDPLAVYKSMNQVDMFLGITLNNIYVAFQAFVCGLFTPLGTGMILLKNGIMLGTFHSFLMQKGFSFETISTIWIHGTIEIFSIIVAGAAGIILGKGIVFPGTYKRSVSFRMGALKGIKLVAGLIPFFIVAGFLEGFITRYTHAPFVLRLSIIILSAVILAYYFFIYPNTSQFKNPYYGKQSG, encoded by the coding sequence ATGAACGAAATTCGTTTTCTTCATACCAATCAACATCACTGGAAGGAATTCGAAGAGCTTTTGGAAACTGGTTATCAGTCAAATCCTGATCAGATTTCGGACTTGTATATCCGCCTGACCGATGATCTTTCCTATGCCCGGACTTATTTCACCAATTCGCCGGTTAACGGTTATCTTAATAACCTGGCTCAGAAAGCTCATCGTCTCATATATCAGAACAAACCGGTAAAAAGCAACCTGTTTGTACATTTCTGGAAAACCGAATATCCAACCATTGTAAAGGGTTCTTACAGGGAAATTACTGTGTCTTTTTTAATTCTGCTTCTTGCCTCAATGACTGGGTGGCTTTCAAACCTGTTTGATCCTGAATTCGCGCGGATCATAATGGGTGACCACTACATAAACATGACCCTGGCTAACATTGAGAAGGGTGATCCTCTTGCCGTTTATAAAAGTATGAACCAGGTGGATATGTTCCTGGGCATTACATTAAATAATATTTATGTTGCATTCCAGGCTTTTGTCTGTGGTTTGTTCACACCGCTGGGAACTGGAATGATCCTCTTAAAAAACGGTATAATGCTGGGAACCTTTCATAGTTTTTTAATGCAGAAAGGTTTTAGTTTTGAGACCATTTCAACCATCTGGATCCACGGAACAATTGAAATATTTTCTATCATCGTTGCCGGAGCAGCAGGTATTATCCTTGGAAAAGGAATCGTTTTTCCAGGCACCTACAAACGTTCGGTGTCATTCAGAATGGGTGCATTAAAAGGCATAAAACTGGTAGCCGGCCTTATACCGTTCTTCATTGTGGCCGGTTTTCTTGAAGGTTTTATTACCCGATACACGCATGCGCCTTTCGTGCTCAGGCTTTCAATAATCATTTTATCAGCTGTCATCCTTGCTTATTATTTTTTCATTTACCCCAATACTTCACAATTTAAAAACCCTTATTATGGAAAACAATCCGGTTAA